GAGGAAGTTTCTGTGTTTGACGCCATTGATAAAGGctcaagctctgataccatataagAAAGTACAGAAACTTTGAAGGAGAAATGGAGAAATGATATgcgagagagagaatgaaagatTCTGATTTCAATTTGATAAATGAATCTATACAAGCTCTGCGTCTAAATACCAAAAACAAAGACCTGGAAAAATCCCAAAATAGTTACATTCCAAATCAGTTACAGCACGTGTGTCATTCTGTTATTCCACGTGTGACTCTTCCAACTTAAATACATGGAAAGCTACAAGTAGTTTTACATACAGAAAATACAAAACTACAACAACTAAACTACACTAATGTCGTTTAGACAGAAATATTATTTCTTCGCtgctttcttcttttgcttcatttcttttctatctttctgATGTGAGTTGCTGCAATCTTGATAAAGctcaaaaaattaactaaaCTTCACCTATCACTAAACTACATAACATTCCTCTCCAAAACCAGTCCCAACACTACAGTTCAAAAGTTTAAGCATATAGGACTGGCATCATGCAACTTAAGCGAGTTTCCAGATTTTCTTTGAGAACAAGATGAGCTGGAGTTTGTAGACCTAGCTTACAATCATATTCATGGCCTTGTGCCCAAATGGATGTGGAACACAAGTAAAGAAAATCTGGGCTTTGTGAATTTTTCTCACAACTTCCTGACTGGCTTTGACCAAATGCATGATGTTTTTCCATGGCCTCGTTTAGGCATCCTTGACCTTAAGTCGAACTTGCTGCAAGGACCACTCCCAATTCCACCACCCTCCACCTTCATTTATCTAGTCTCAAACAACATGTTGTATGGCAAAGTTTCATCTTTGATCTGCAGTCTAAATTCACTATATGCCCCAGACTTGTCTCATAACCACTTGAGTGGCACTCTTCCTCCTTGTCTGGGAAACTTCAGTAGTTTCCTATCAATATTGAATCTCCGAAACAACAACTTCCACGGCATGACTCCTCAGGTATGCACGAAAAAGAGCAGCTTAAAGATGTTAGACTTAAGTGAGAATCAATTAGAAGGATGGCTACCAAGATCACTGGCCAATTGTGCAAAGCTAGAGTTTCTTATTCTTGGAAACAATCGACTCCATGATGTTTTCCCTTATTGGTTGGGAAAACTTCCAGAGCTTAAGGTTCTCATTTTGCGATCTAATAGATTTCATGGTGATATGGGGAGTCCTGCAACCAATTTTGAGTTCCAAAAGTTGCGTATTCTTGACCTCTCTTACAATAATTTTAGAGGTAAATTGCCACTTGGATACTTCAAAAATTGGATTGCAATGAAAAATGTCCCAGAGGAACACTTGACGTACATGCAAGCAATTGCCACCATCTCCCTATTGGGTTTTGCattgaatgaaaattatgaTTACTCAATGACAATAACAAACAAGGGTGTGAAAACAGTGTATGCAAAGATTTTGGACTTCTTCACTGCGGTTGATCTATCATGCAACAAGTTTGATGGAGAGATTCCAGAAGTTATTGGGAATCTGAAGGTGCTTCATTTGCTCAACCTTTCCAACAACTTCCTCACTGATCGTATTCCATCATCCTTGGGGGATCTACATCAATTAGAATCTTTAGATCTTTCTCGAAACAAACTCTCAGGAGAGATCCCACAGCAATTTACAGACCTCATTTTCCTTGAATTTTTCAATGTATCTTATAATAATCTCACAGGTCCTATACCGCAAGGGAAACAATTTAATACATTTCAAATGAGTTCATTTGAAGGAAATTTTGGACTCTGTGGAGACCAAATAACAAGGAAATGTGGCGATTCCAAGTCCTTAGCACCCCCTTCAATTTTTGAGGACGATCATGGATCAGAGTCTCCGTTTGATTTTAATTGGAAAGCAATCCTGCTAGGGTATGGATGTGGACTAATAATTGGAGGGATTATTGGGCACATAATGACCACCAGAAAACATGATTGGTTTATGAAGAATTTTGGAAATAGACGACACCAAAGAGAAATAAGCGCCAAGAGAAGGGGAAGTAGAAACTGAACTTTGCAAGTGAACATGCCCTTTATAGACGGAAATCTTTGTGTATGATGTGGCTTgaccatagtttttttttttttttttttttgtgtattttttcttttcaagggAAGGGGGCTCAAGAGCGTATAAGAGCAAAACTATAGTGCAAATGATGTAATTCAATGAATGTGCAAATTGTATGGGTATAGAAATTTATGTCGATTGAATAAATCCGTAACTTTTCTAGTGGAACAGAGATCAACACTAACAGATATATTAagtaaagagaaagagatgggaAGACATAACAGATGCAGATCGATGGGACGATGCCAACATTTCGCTAACCCGATATGTGGCTGGGCAGCTAAAACTTGAGAGCTTTGAACATTCACATTTGGCAGCTCTTCCTTTAGGCTGCTATgttagttcctttttttttaatcaatagaAATTGGATATTAATCCAATGATAAAATGGTTTTTTTgcaattgttattttttattttttattatgttttctgGGTTCTGTTTTGGTTGTTTATTAGGCTTATGTTCTTGTGAATGAGGAATAGGTTTTCCTGAAccgtaaaaagaaaaagacaaaaaataaaaaattaagggtcAAAGACTTGTTCAAAACATAAATGAAATAgggattttattcatttatttaaatttttggttttgttttcccGATTCGTACAAGAAATTAGAGGAATAAGCGGAAAACTATTAAAGGTTTTTTCCTGTCGGTGTTAGTACTTAGAATTGGATTTTCCACTTTTCCTTTGAGCATTGGGATCCTACTCGGCTTCTCATGTTGTCACTTGTCATTGGAATTCTAAAGCTGTTTAGGACTTAAAGAGCATTCTAATCAGCtctcttataaaaaatgtcattttaacacatcaaaagtctactttattattttacaacattattttacaattccCCATTTATCACATCTTCTATTCTTCAactctatacattaaaataatatatttcaatattaaaataacattaaaaaaaccaacaatatataaaaatacaaaataaaaaaaccaaccacCCCAACAGGCAACAGCCACTGCCCACCGCCACCAACCAACAACCACGACCACCGCTCACAATCCAAAACataattcaaaacaaaaccaaacaaatctAGCCAAATACCTCAAACAAATCCATTTACAAAAACACTCACCACCATCGCAAAAATTCCAAACACCACCATGAtacaacaacaatcacaacctaAAACCCATGAACCCAATTTGAAAAATTACCCAAGACCTACCATTGTGAATGGCTAAAACAACACAACCCAACCACCATCACAATCAATCCCACCCAGAAAACCTAGAAAAATGAAACCcagaaaacccagaaaaatgaaacccaaaaaacccaaaaacctagAAAAATGAAACCCAGAAAACTAGAAAATGAATAAAGgatgaaagagaaaataaataaataactatttttttttctagcatttCAATCCGTACCATTCCAAAGACAGAACGGTACTATTCGTATGTGGTAAAAATTATGGCATTTGGAACATCTCATGAAAggggttttttggtgtttggtgtgtcaaatgccaaatatttggcatttaacACACCTGATGAGAATTCTCTAACACTTAACAGCACTAGTATTAGTAGAGTAgttattaagaaacttaaaatttttttaaaaaaattaataaaataaaattttacaataaataaaatgcatCATCCTTTTATTATGATATATTCCAActaatttttgtattctttaaacCAATCAAGATTAAGTTGATACAACGctctactattttatttttattttttagggtaaTCATAGCTTAGAGGTTGACAAGAACCCCTTTGTAAATATACTatgacaaattaaaatttagtcTGAGAAAGTTGTAAAGTTTGGATGATAACCACAGaaatttctgttttgtttttctgaTTCATGCAAGAAATTAGAGGAAGAAGTGGAAAAGGAAAACTATTTAGTTTTCCGAAAAGGAAAACTAGTAAACTCGAAAGGAAAATTGAGGCATCTTTGTTAGGGCCCATTTTGTGAGATATTGTCTTCGAGTTCACATGGAATTACCAGGTCAACTCTAATACCATATATAACGACTTAATGAAAAGCACTAGCTatatctgcgctatacctcaaaagtaAAAGTCACAATTGAAACTTCttgtaattattaataaaactcaGTTCAACTTGGGGCATCACAATTAGTTTTGTAGATAGGCTCATGGCTCAATGCCGCTTGTCTGGGGTGAGGACACTCCATTGGTCTTTCAATGGAAAAAGCCCTAAAAACGAAACATATCTACAGTCATTGGACCATTAAGTGAATTTAGGATTAGAAGATCTCTAACATAAACTCACTAGTGAGAGCTTTGCCTTGCCATTATGCCTTCGTGGTTGTAAATCCCTGAGTTGCCTCAATCTCGACACCACCAATGGGATTCTCAAATTACTGCTTGCATTATTAACTGCAGGTTGTGCTATTACTGCTTGCATTATCAACTGCAAGTTCAAGACAACTATTTTGGATAATGGCTTTCATGTTTCAAGGTCCTTAAGATATTGAATCTTGCTAGAATAAGTGGGATAAAGAGTATGTTTACCGTCAACTCTCTTGACATGTTACAAATTATAACTTGCAATGACCACACGGATATTAGtatcttaaaagagaaactcAAAACTACTTGGAATATTTTGGCATCCCATGTCTTCTAGCTGTGGATCATTGAAAAAATCAATGCTCCCAATCTTGAAGAATTTCTCTCATATGGATTTGCTGTGGATTACTATTGCATAGGGGATTTCACTTCCATGTCACAATTGCTCTTACGCTGTCTAATTAATTATACGAACCTTCTGCTAAGTACAACTAGGACAAACTTCTTCACGGCATTCAAAGCACACCAAAGTTCTAGCACTATGCGATAAGTCTATTGAGGTAAAAATTACCAGCTGCTCCTTTTCCAAACCTAATCTATTCCTTTCTTCGTTAGTCTTTCTCCCTAGTTTCCCTTCATACATACTAGATATTTCTTCAAGTATTAggaggttcaaatttgaaaatttataggTTTTTTTAGAGTGTAAACATACAAAACAGATTTGAATTCTAAGTAACACTGTAACCATGTATGGAGCTATTAATTcatgtcccccccccccccccccccgcgcccaatattttttaaaaagaattgaagtatatatataggtactaattttagcaactttcaataaaattacattttactccCCTTAATAATACCATTGATCATTATAGGAGAAATGCTataactataaatttttttataacatttttataaactattgaggtagcaaattcttaCTGATTTACATCTAGGCTCACCACATACATaacatttttacttactaataaccatTCATCAcaacaacaatttgtaaaaaagtttgtaaatatagtattttcatctttttaaaggtcataaaaaatttataaatctaaaatttaaaacaaaatatacaatcCCAAAAAATTAtcccaacaataaaaattaccGATAGCAAagctaaacaaaattaaaaattaaaaattaagacCAATCAActaattttaccaaaaacaaacaatttggccctttaaaaaattttaaacaaaataattttgtccctACTAGCAAAAGACAAACTCTACacacatattaaaaataataataataataaaagaaaaccctTACTGGCTAAGCAGCAAAGCTAAAACCTGAAGTCATCGCACGTAGCCAACAGAATAGTCGCCCCCACCTAACTCTCCAAGTCTTGGCTCCGTCCCTGACTATAATAAAAATGTGTTTAgactttaaattttgtatcatcTTTGTGACAactaatttagaaatatataatttgatggTTTGAAATAATCAAGTATATAATTATTTCATAGCtaagtaaataatattttggccattttatttacttatgaaaaatacacttgaacatacaaacaatttttagtttttacttttctttttcttttcccctaaAAATAgttgtatgtatatgtatatgtgtgtgtgtgtgtatatatatatatactcttttaatgaaaatttgaattttaatattgGAATTCCCTAACTGTGTGGGGCAAAAGATCTCTCTATCGTGCTTTTAGCTGAAACATAAGCAGATGAAACAAGACTAAAAGATGTGTTTCAAAGAataaagtttgagaatatgtTCATTGCCCGAAGAACAaacaagggggggggggggggagggtggattagttttgttttggaaaTCGATAATATATGTAACTGTGGAGGGTTTTAGCAAAAATTACATTGATGCTATCATTAACAAGAATAAGGAGAATGAATGGCAATTTATCGAATTTTATGGCAAATCGAAGACTCAAAAAAGGTTTGAATCATGGGATTTACTCAGAAGTCTAGACCGAACATTTCAAATTTCATGGTTATGTGCAGGAGATTTCAATGAGTTGATTAGAAGCAATGAAAAATTAGGCGGTAATAAGAGAAGCCACAATCAGATGTAGCTATTTCGAGATGTAATAGACAAATGTAGATTTATTGATCTTGGCTATTTGGGTTCAAAGTTCACTTGGAGGAAGCACTTTGCCAGAAATCAATCAATTTGGGAGAAATTAGATAAAGCTTTTTGCACAAATGATTGGCTACAACAGTTTAGTGTGATAGTGGGCGCAAGCGCCAGCACCGGTCCTCGTGGGAGAGTATGCCTTGGTCTAGGGTGAACCATGGTAGATGGTGTAaatggagttgccacctagttttGGTTTATGAACCATAAATATAACGCCCTTTATGGAAGGACTAATTTTTATCAGAGCACGTGTctggagtttaggtatggggatgggaaggtgttaggcacccaaccccacccGACCTGTGGGTcggcttccactcattgtgttccaagacttaatctcattaaaggcatATCTAACATGttattctaactcacacacacacacttctaacatgcatctaaagcAAACAATATGACATAATCATCCCCAagcctagcattcatctatcatggcattaAGCATCTATCATCAAGGGTAGCAACATCACAAAGCAAattcaaacaaacatgttataacATCTAAATATCAAAAACATGGTATTCAATCAAGAATATTGTGTTCATTACCCAtatcatactcatcaagcaaaatAATGCATGATCATGTGATTATGCGTGACTTACCTTGCTTATCTCACTGCATAACAACActtatgcatcaatgcatgatcatgttcatatgcatgttcatggcattAAAACCATCTAAAGCCCTAGCAAACTTCAAAgagataaaacaaaacaaaacaaaataaaactgaGAGACAGAGGCTTAAACATAGGTAAACTAGGTTAAACGAGGCTATAACAAGTAAataaaacaaagggaaaaacaatAGGAacgaattagggtttttgggcaaaAGTATGTGTGCACTTACATAGGGTATGCGTATGCATCCTAATTGTATGCGTACGCGTACTTCgagtatgcgtatgcatgcaaGCAGTATGCGCATACATGCACACTCGAAAACCCTAACCTAGAACAAAGAAGAACAGAAActcagaaaacaaaaaatctaacaCCCTAACATGCttccaacacaaacacaaaacaaaccTAAACACTAAATAAACATATTATAAACACTTAtgcacatatacacacacacacacacacacacaaagtaaaaaaacaaaaaacaaaaaaacaaaaaaaaaacaaaaaatgaagagCCAAAGTTAGAACCTTTACCTTAACACTAGAACTCTCtagagcttgattttgactGTTCCCTTCAGTCAATCTATTCACAACTAATTCAGAAATAAGTTAGTAAACTTAAACCCGAAGATCTAAACCAGAAAATatctcaaacaaataaaatttgacttgaggatgttttgtgaaaaatctctctttgattcactattttctattAAATCTTGTGTGTTTTACCATTGAATTTTGTCATCTTTGAAAATGTACCTTTTACGGCTTTATATATTCGAAGAATAGGGGTTTGGTACAGCTCTCAGATGATGTGAGATTTGTTCCAAACCAAGTTTAAATGAAGAAAACTTTCCTTGCATAGTTCCTGGAATCCTAGCATGCGTATACATGCCTGTGTATGCATGCACATGCAGTAAGCATGTGTGCACATAGCTTGAGTGTGTGTACACATATGCATGTATGCGCGTGCACACTCCAGGGTTTCTGTggcctttcttttccaaaaacagttttattcttctaaaaaaaagttatattttccacaaACACTTTCCGCAAGTCAATTTTCATCTGATTATACCCTAAATAAACATTGGGCTTTAGAGTTTTAATATAATTGGGGAACGAGGCTCGagttgtaaggggtacaaaatgtggtgtctGCAATGACTAAGGTTTTTCATCTCAGCAGCAATACTTCTGATCATATTCCTCTCTGGATTGTCCCAAATAGTTTAGACGCTCCACCCCTTTCTAGACCATTTAGATTTGAAGAGATGTGGCTCTTGGATAAGGGTTGTGGCCAAATGATTGAGGTAGTGTGGAGAGACCAAATCCATTGTGATCCCAAGATACAAGTAATGAGAAAGGTGGAGAAGTGTGGTACTTAATTAACACAGTGGAGTAGACGACATTTTGGGAATGTTAGGCGGGAGTTTGTTGAGAAGAGAAAATTGTTAGCAAGGGGTGAGAAATTGGCTATTCATTCAGGTTGTAATCTTCGGGTTAGAGAATTAAATAAATAGGTGAATGACTTAATGATTAAGGAAACCAAGATGTGGAGACAACAGGTTAAATCTTTTTGGCTGGTTGGGGgagataaaattcaaaatattttcatagcTGGGCATAATAAGATCACAGGCATAATAAGATCACAGGCATCTATAATTCAGGTGGAGAGTGGATTTCCAATCAGGAAGCTATTGCAGAAACCTTCATAGATTATTATCAGGGACTTTTTACATCCACAATTTCGGTCATGAATGAGGAAGCAATGAATCCAATTCCAAAGTTACTCACGGATGATATGAATGCTCAACTATTGCAGGATTTATGGAATAGGAAGTACAAGCAGCTTTGAAACAGATGGCTCCACTTAAAGCTCCAAGTCCTTATGGTATGCCTCCTCTCTTCTATCAAAATTATTGGAATTTGGTAGGTTGTGATATTACAAAAACCATTCCGTCATACCTAAATACAACCACCCCATTAATCATACTTTCATCACCCcaatcccaaaaataaaaaacccacaGTCTATTTTTGAATATCGTCCCAAAAGCCTTTGTAATGtcatttgcaaaaaattttccaaGATGCTAGcaaatagattgaaaaaaaaaaaaaaattccttccatAATTACAAAACACCAAAGttcattcacaaaaaaaatcacctGATCTCTGATAATATCCTTGTAGCTTTTGAAACTCTCCATAGTATGAAAAGTCACAAATCTAGCAAAACTGGCTTTATGGCTCTCAAATTTCATATGAGCAAAGCTTATGATAGAGTGGAGTGGCCTTTTTTGGAGGAAGTAATGAGAAAATTGGGGATAATAAGAGGTGGATAAATCTTATGATGATATGTGTTAATTCAGTCTCCTATTCGATTTTAGTGAATGGCAAACCAAAAGATCTTATTCATCCTACTAGGAGGATTCATCAAGGCGATCCCTTATCCCTATTCCTTTTTCTCTTGTGCACTAAAGGCTTACATAGTATTATATCCAAGGTGGACAATGATGATTCTATTTGGGGTTTCTCCCTTTGTAGGAGGAGTCCAAGACTAACCCATCTGctctttgcagatgatagtttGCTTTTTTGCAAGGCTAATAAACATGACTGTCAAAAGGTGTTGTAAATATTGGCGACCTATCAAAGTGTTTCTGGACAACAATTAAATCGAAGAaaacttctctattttttagcaagTCCACCACAGAAGCAACAAGAATGGAAATTAAGAAATTACTTGGGGTTACTGAAATTATGCACTATGACAAGTACTTGGGTTTGCCATCACTAATTGGAAGACACAAAAAAGCGAGTTTTGATTAAATCAAAGAAAGAGTTTGGAGGAAATTACAAGGTTGGAAAGAGAAGTTGTTGTCACAAGTTGGAAGAGAAATCTTGATCAAAGCTGTGGTTCAAGCCATTCCAACTTACACAATAAGTTGTTTTAAGCTTCCATTAGGTCTTTGTCATGAAATTGAAGGTCTTATCtgcaaattttggtggggcaaTGGGGTGATCATCGGAAAAttcattgggttaaatgggaaGATATGTGTGATTCCAAGTCGGAGGGTGGAATGGGTTTTAAGGAGTTGACACTACTTAACGAGACCCTTTTAGCAAAACAAACTTGGAGGTTGctgcataataaaaaaaaattgttttacaaAGTTTTTAAATCAAGGTTCTTTCCAAATTGTTCTATTATGGAAGCAAAAGAGGGTCATGGAGGATCTTATGCATGGAAGAACATTTTAAAGAGTAGAGAAGTTATCAGGTAAGGAGCAAAATGGAGAGTTGGAAAGGGGCATTCTATCAAGATTTGGGGTGAGAATTGGCTGCCCTCACTAAAATCTCCCTGAATCTAGGGAACTTTGATGGTTGAAATCCATGATGCTACTGTAAGTACTCTAATCAATCCATTTACATGCCAATGAGACTTGACTTTATTGTCTACTGTGTTTAGCCCCACAAAAGCTAAACTTATACAGAAAATCTCACTAAGCCGTGGC
This genomic stretch from Quercus robur chromosome 4, dhQueRobu3.1, whole genome shotgun sequence harbors:
- the LOC126721683 gene encoding receptor-like protein 12; amino-acid sequence: MHDVFPWPRLGILDLKSNLLQGPLPIPPPSTFIYLVSNNMLYGKVSSLICSLNSLYAPDLSHNHLSGTLPPCLGNFSSFLSILNLRNNNFHGMTPQVCTKKSSLKMLDLSENQLEGWLPRSLANCAKLEFLILGNNRLHDVFPYWLGKLPELKVLILRSNRFHGDMGSPATNFEFQKLRILDLSYNNFRGKLPLGYFKNWIAMKNVPEEHLTYMQAIATISLLGFALNENYDYSMTITNKGVKTVYAKILDFFTAVDLSCNKFDGEIPEVIGNLKVLHLLNLSNNFLTDRIPSSLGDLHQLESLDLSRNKLSGEIPQQFTDLIFLEFFNVSYNNLTGPIPQGKQFNTFQMSSFEGNFGLCGDQITRKCGDSKSLAPPSIFEDDHGSESPFDFNWKAILLGYGCGLIIGGIIGHIMTTRKHDWFMKNFGNRRHQREISAKRRGSRN